The Brassica napus cultivar Da-Ae chromosome C7, Da-Ae, whole genome shotgun sequence genome has a segment encoding these proteins:
- the LOC106380691 gene encoding signaling peptide TAXIMIN 2-like translates to MGECRPLGFLLGLPFALVALLLSLVGAVIWIIGTILSCLCPCCFCFATLANFAVNLIKLPVKVLRWFTHSIPC, encoded by the exons ATGGGAGAATGTAGGCCACTTGGTTTCTTGTTGGGGCTACCATTTGCACTTGTCGCTCTCCTTCTATCTCTTGTTGGTGCTGTCATCTGGATCATTGG GACGATACTGAGTTGTTTGTGCCCATGTTGCTTCTGTTTCGCTACGTTGGCTAACTTCGCCGTGAATCTCATCAAACTTCCTGTCAAAGTCCTCCGTTGGTTCACACACTCCATCCCTTGTTAA
- the LOC106380692 gene encoding shikimate O-hydroxycinnamoyltransferase produces MKINIRDSTMVRPAAETPSTYLWNSNVDLVIPRFHTPSVYFYRPTGASNFFDPQVMKEALAKALVPFYPMAGRLKRDDDGRIEIDCNAAGVLFVVADTPSVIDDFGDFAPTLELRQLIPEVDHSPGIHSFPLLVLQVTYFKCGGASLGVGMQHHAADGFSGLHFINTWSDMARGLDLTIPPFIDRTLLRARDPPQPAFDHVEYQPAPSMKIPLDPSKSSPDSTTVSIFKLSRDQLVSLKAKAKEDGNTVSYSSYEMLAGHVWRSVGKSRGLPDDQETKLYIATDGRSRLRPQLPPGYFGNVIFTATPLAVAGDLLSKPTWFAAGLIHDVLARMDDNYLRSALDYLEMQPDLSALVRGAHTYKCPNLGITSWVRLPIYDADFGWGRPIFMGPGGIPYEGLSFVLPSPTNDGSLSVAIALQTEHMKLFEKYLYEI; encoded by the exons atgaaaatTAACATCCGCGATTCCACCATGGTCCGGCCCGCCGCGGAGACCCCCTCGACTTACCTGTGGAACTCCAACGTTGACCTCGTGATCCCCAGGTTCCACACTCCCAGCGTCTACTTCTACAGACCCACCGGCGCCTCCAATTTCTTCGACCCTCAGGTCATGAAGGAGGCCCTCGCCAAGGCCCTGGTCCCTTTCTACCCCATGGCTGGCCGCTTGAAGAGGGACGACGATGGTCGTATCGAGATCGACTGCAACGCCGCCGGTGTTCTCTTCGTGGTCGCCGATACTCCCTCCGTCATCGATGATTTCGGAGACTTCGCTCCCACCCTCGAGCTCCGCCAGCTTATCCCCGAGGTTGATCACTCCCCTGGCATTCATTCCTTCCCGCTCCTCGTTCTccag GTAACCTATTTTAAATGTGGCGGAGCTTCCCTTGGTGTCGGCATGCAACACCATGCCGCCGACGGTTTCTCCGGTCTCCATTTCATCAACACCTGGTCTGATATGGCTCGCGGTCTTGACCTTACCATTCCCCCTTTCATTGACCGTACTCTCCTCCGCGCCAGGGACCCCCCTCAGCCTGCTTTCGATCACGTTGAGTACCAGCCTGCCCCCTCCATGAAGATCCCTCTCGATCCTTCCAAGTCATCCCCTGACAGTACCACCGTCTCCATCTTCAAATTATCGCGCGACCAGCTTGTTTCTCTCAAGGCTAAAGCCAAGGAGGACGGCAACACTGTTAGCTACAGCTCCTACGAGATGTTGGCTGGTCATGTGTGGAGGTCTGTGGGTAAGTCCCGCGGGCTTCCCGACGATCAAGAGACCAAACTGTACATTGCTACCGATGGAAGGTCAAGACTGCGTCCGCAGCTTCCCCCTGGTTACTTTGGCAACGTCATATTCACTGCCACACCACTAGCCGTTGCCGGGGATCTGCTGTCAAAGCCAACGTGGTTTGCTGCTGGACTGATTCATGATGTTTTGGCTCGCATGGACGATAACTATCTCAGGTCCGCTCTCGACTACCTGGAGATGCAGCCTGATCTCTCAGCCCTGGTCCGCGGTGCGCATACCTACAAGTGTCCAAACTTGGGAATCACGAGCTGGGTCAGATTACCAATTTACGATGCAGACTTTGGTTGGGGGCGTCCTATATTTATGGGACCTGGTGGAATTCCATACGAGGGTTTGTCGTTTGTGCTGCCAAGTCCTACAAATGATGGCAGCTTATCCGTGGCCATTGCTCTCCAAACTGAACACATGAAACTGTTTGAGAAGTATTTGTACGAGATATGA